Genomic window (Papilio machaon chromosome 12, ilPapMach1.1, whole genome shotgun sequence):
aaggtgatacgctcgcttcttgaaggaccctaagtcgtagcggtttggaaataccgccgaggacagaccattccacaacgcggcggtacgcggtagaaagctacgcgaaaaccgcacggttgtggattgccagccatcgaggtggtgtggatggaacttggcagtttgtcgggtcgtccgatgacggaactcggcggcaggaattgttccaaacaactcttctgagcactccccgtggtaaatacggtagaaaatgcagagggaactaacgtccctccgcaacgccagagtgtcgagccgatcagtaagaactcggtcgttgacgattcgaaccgctctccgttgtatgcggtcaaatggaagaagctggtactggggtgctcccgcccagagatgcgagcagtattccatgtggggccgaacttgcgccttatacAGCTGAAGGCGATGGCCCGgtaggaaatactgcttcgctctACCGAGCACACCCAGttttttggaggccagcttggctTTGTCTTCCAAATGACCACGAAACTGAACGTCgttcgatatgtcaacgccgagaatactGATACTGGTTCGTTCTTCGTAATACCTTAGATTAACAATAAGTACTGTCTTAGTCAAAGTCTTGTAAAGTCACTGGTCAAATCAATCATGTGTCACCTCGATTCTAGAGGTAAACAATCACCTGTTAATAGATTACGATCCATCAATGAGAAGTATGGCTAATCATTCCAGTTCAAATAGAacctgtaaaattttacctgtCTCCACTCAgtaatttgacaaatatttaaaagaaatagacATCATGATATGAAAAGAAGCCAAGACAAACCAGAGCGGATTTTCAGAATAACATAAAACGTAACCAATATTTATACCATGTAAGTACTGTAGAAGGTCGAACGCTTATATATACGCTTGCATTCTTAATCAGCAATTTTAGATTTCAAGTAAATCAGGatctataaatgttaaaaataaaaagaaatttaaatgtgcttatgaaaaatgaaatgtgCAAATTATAGGAAAGTAGTGCCTCTAAAAGATATACATCAATAGAGTCACGATTTATTTGTTATCGTGTTACGTAATTGTCACCGCTAGCGGCTGAGCTAACTCGGTCGCAGCGAGGACGCGAGGACATCCGAGCTGAACGAACGTCGCGCTGGCTGCCCGTCACAATTtgtatactttaatttatttataaaaaaaatccaaatttgaaaatgcagtttttaatcgtttttatttttctgtgcgtGGTTGTAGTTTGTGGACAGGACTGCAGAGTTCGCGGACAATGGGtatgattgtttttatttaaaaaaatccttttccTAATTTTAAGCCCTATTTATCTTGTACTAGGAGGGGGggatctaaatattttttttattataattaacaatagtcTTTTGTTTTGCTACAATATGGATCGGAATCAAATTGGATTGAACCCAGGACAACCGACTCGACGTAAAGTTGAATTAATTTTCCCAAAGGTAACTAACCCAATATGATTGATGATAAGAGAAAGTCGAGTCGAATAACGAATTTATTGGAAATTGTACACCTGATTGtccttttcaatttttatgaaaaaaaaaaaaatgtcaaaagtttaaatacttatttgtaTTTAGATCTGTTCTCAATTACTATTGGcaaaacgtaaaaaataaggaaattgCAATATATCGTCAACGCAATCAAAATTCCACACATCTATTGTATGAGGATCTCTAGGGTTTTTCCTCAATGACTAAAGATAGCAGAAAATTTTTCCACgttttaaacttttgcataatttccttaaaatCCAAGCCAACATAACAATTGCAACGAGTattcctgtttttttttttttaatatataataaatttgatatcttttcttatttcaGTGCGCAGATCATGAATATTGTTGCGGTGGATGTTGTTTTGATAACATTTGTTACGACAGTAAGTATTATTTCCCACGGTATTTgcttttattagttatttgaattaattttgtaatgtaatatagCTTTTAACATCACTGAGTTActtactgttggtttctgaaactaAAATctccgtataaaacatatcacatctctgtcattatctttgacaaaacagataaaaacatgttttaaacggggattttggccTCGGAAACCCATGATTATGCATTCTTTTTGTCACTAACTATTTTAGTCTACCAAAGATACATATGAAATCcgaaaatcaaaaacacattgatacttGACAGGGATCGGACCTGGGTTCGCTTTAGCACTACGCCACCGACGCTCGTCCTAATATTACTTCTTTCAATCAGCTTACAGATCCTGCTTGGCTCCCTTTGACGTTTGCAAAGACTATACCTGCAGGGGAGAGGAAAATTGTTTCGTTTACAAGCCCCCGGAATGTCGTGGCTGTGAGCCCCTACCTTTATGCAGATTGGAAGAGCCTTAGCGAAAAATGTACTACGGTGAAGAAATTGCGATGGAATTCACaccatttattataatctgATCCATGTTTCTAGTAAGAAATCAGGAGTATGAAAATCATAAGATTGATGAAGATGAATCGATGGGAGTGAAGAAGAACAACGATGTAAGATACTAAGAACAAAAAGTTTGTGAGTTCGatttttaacatgttaaaacacattttaatataaatatataaataatgtaataagaaatgaaaataaaacgatgACACAAGAGTCAGAGTGTGTCTACAGAAAATTAACTAATAGATTCTTGATTGATATAATAAGGTTATTGTACGGATTAGTAGTGTCAAAGTAGTATCGGATTTGTCAACTTGTCACTACCTTGTCTTCAATTGTCACAAACTAAATTTCCCCTCCTCCCCCATAACATCACATTTCCATTCACGTAAAACGTTGCCTAATGGATGAACAAAGTACCTCAATTGTATATTCTGGCGTTGCCCTGATATTAAAGTGGAAAATGATGTTATGATGAAAATTTATACTATTTGTTAGCACTCCGAAATATTCGTATATTTTAACACTGCCGCCATTTCAAGAGGCATCTCAGacgttaaataaacataagaaTATCAATAGACCTGACATTACAAATCAAACCGTACTCAGGAAAAGATTTACCATCGGTATAGTTACGTTTGACATTACGGGACGTGATGagtcaattaaataaataacaaaataaattcttaaaatatttgaaataaaatgcacGTGATGTCCGCTGTATAACTTGTTGAATCTCTTTAGAGGCATCTCAGACAATTAGACTGAAATGCGTGGATAACCTCTCATGAAGATTTGAcatgagaaatctacactaaaaATTGCTTATGTAACCTGTAGGCCAATCACGCGCTTTCTTAACGTCACgaaatgtcaaaatttatatgaGATTGCACAAATTTTCATACATGTCGATACGTTACAAAAACAttctcacaaatattcgtcCTAGGCCCTCAAAAATGGCTTTGGGTATGGCAGTAGCACAAgtcaatgtttaaaatataaaagagaaAGTGCTAAGTCTGGatacaataaaactaaaattgttacttactacctaaactatttatataaagtatgaaataaatgaCAAGACTAAAAGCTAATGTGTTCAATATTGCACCTTTACATGTTATTATACGAATTcctattaggttttttttttttaaatgacaaatttCTCATCGCATAGAgaattttctgaaataaataaaacaacacaacGATCTCTTAAAACCAGCCATCACTTCGACTAAAGGTACAGTTCTAAGATCCTCAGACAATAAATCTCTGTGAAGTTGACGACGTAAAATAGGGAAAGTATAGTGCGGAAGGTACCCTTTTAATGTTCAATAAATCGTAAACGTTTGTGTTACTTTTGACATGAACGTCTGCTTTATATATAGTCTGCTTTATGTATACTATCGCTTTTCTTATGTTAatggttatttattattttaaataaaattgatacaaGCCGAGCTTACTAGTAAAAGAGATCAAGGAGGGcgaatacaacattttttggaacgaagttccttatcgcgcgttgtgaaagggggctagacggaaaaattcttacgaaaagttgtcacgaaactttttgctatagtaagtatgttaacgacgaatgagcgctacttcaccatggcaacgacctgacaacatataacaaaaattcatagaaataaaatgtacttcttgtgaagacttaagttttttattcatagaataaacattggttccttcactaattaatagaaaggaacttcgttccatccgggtgtcccttgacacctctcaagtttttatataattcagcATACGAACTTAGCCTTTCCTATGTTCAAGTAAAATCcggaatgttttttttttatattaagcgACAATTGATGTCAACTGACACACTGGATCCACCGACATTTTCAGTCAAAAGGAAAACCTATACATTGCAACGAATTCCCTCCTCAAGATTTCCACGCTGAAAGCTATAATTTCACTGAGCAGGTAATTATGAGGTCACAATTTTGCGGTTGAAGGCAGTGTTTATATCTGTGTACGATAATAACACTGATGGATCTACCACAAGACCGCAAATGCAATTTTGAACgaacagatttaaataatcatgGTTTGGCGGTTTTCATTCATAAATACCTAAATTAAAACAGACGGTTTCCATTACGTGTTGTCAAAGCAATTATCATGGTAATTGTGTTGGAATGTCCTTCAAATGTACTCGCTTGTCTCTCGTGAATCTAGGCCCTCAGACATTGTTAAAATGCGACATTGATGTACTCAAAAGCATTTCCATGTACACTACTGAGTAAAATCTGCTGTTTTAATGACTTTATCTTGCGTGTTAGTGGAACCTTCGCAGGTAAAGTTTGTTTGCGTTTACAGTAGGGTCACATAATTTACTCTGATAAAAAAACCTTACTCAAGATACCAGGGTATAGTCGGCTTATAGCAGTGCTGGCAGGATTTGACAGAAAAATTCTACAATCTCATAGAAAAGTTGTTGGTGGATTTTCTagcattttttgtaattaacggTGTACATTTTACTCTCATTTCCATGTTTAAGGAATAAAATAGGCGTTGAATCTTGTAAAGAAACGTCTAtgtaaaaatcacaaaaatgtattactatttttgatggaaaaaatatatttcaatcgAAATCATATTTCGTTGAACTTTTTACTATCAATTGTCTTTCTGTATCTGCAGTCAAGAAATGATGGTAGCGTATGACGATCTTAGTCATTGGGAATATAATCTTACATGACAatcaactttttctttttcatacaATTCCCAAATTATTTGGTcagacaaaataataatcattccGTCAATGTCGCTAGCAGCCGCTACATTGTAAAGAAGGCTTAAGTATAACTCATGAAGTAAAGCATGACTCTAACGGCAgtgtaatttatcaaaattatgaaTAGCAGAATTTCtttagtgaaaatatttaaacggcTGTTACTTTTGAAGAAAAGAAGTTGGAACGAgtgttatgttaaataatatcgTTTATTGCACCGTTCGTATCCGTGTAATGCATGTAGGTGATTACATACTATTTAATCAGGTAGTATGAGCCCTTGCTGTATTAATTTTTGCCTCTTGGCTTCCTCTTTGGCAAGTCTCTCAGCCTCCTTCCTCTCTTCTTCCTCCTTCTCTTCTTGAGCCTTCTTCATAGCCATTGCAGCCAACGTCTTTTGATCTAATTTAAAGAAGTTTATCGGTTCCTTAAAGAATTTCTGATCGGAATTATTCATTAGCtcaataaattttacgtaGTTGAATTTACCGTCTAATGGAGTaaacgttttgttttttgtcgccacttttataaaatctacaaATTCAATTTCCAGCAAAGGTTCACCCCAAGACATTAGTTCCTCTTTGAGTAATTCTAAATCTGTTATTCCGGTTTCTTCATCGTCGTGTCCTAAGGTTGCCATGGCTTTTGTAACTGCCAATTCAAAATCATCTcccatattaattttagcttCAATCATGAAAAGCCACTCGAAATACTCGACCGTATCTACGAACTCGTCTTCTAGAAATTTCTCATAAAGCAGCTTGATTTCTGAGCCTTTGGGATTAAAGCCAAGTTTCCTTAACATAATTGGGATTTCTGGCAACTTCACCTGTGTATATAAAAAGCGTACTTACGTATTAAATAAAccataagtttatttaatcgattatttattttaataactgagAAGAGAGTATCAACGTATAATCCTCAAATTCACTTGctttaactataaaaactaaaagtccccgctaaccgtgggtttctgagaccaaaatctccgtttaaaacatattgttatctctgttttgtcaaagttaaTTACAGAgataactatgttttatacaaatattttgatgtcaaaaaaacccacggtaaattTGGCATAATTCAGCTACTATACAATGAAAAGCCAGTGTAATATAATTCCTTCTAGTATCGAAGTTAACTGCACCTTATCAATATTATCTTCGTCATGCGCTTTAAAAACTTCCTTAAATCTTGCTAAATCTTCTGGAGAAAAACAAGCTGGAGGAGGAGGTATTTTCTTCGGCTTCGGTGGAGGGCCCATTGCCAGTTTTGGTGGTTCCTTTTTTGCTTCTTTACctgtaagtttatatttatataaccgGAGACTAGCAAAAATGCCTAAACTACGTCAGTGATGACTTAGATTTAGACAAAAGGAAGTAAAAATTGTCTACGAAACGAATTAGTGGAGAAAATGAATTTCCAATAAATAAAGAGTTATTGTGAATTCATTTCTGCTTTGAGTATATGTAAgtatacaagtatttatttaaagatttccTGCAAATCTTACCTTTCGCGGCCTTAGGCGGCATTGTTCACTTACTCTAAAACGgataaatggaaaaaaatccacaaatataattagaaaatcatatttattgagtaatttagacaaaaaatgtaaaatgacaATTTAGAAATGACATAAggtattatgaaaaaatagtttttaaaaaaccacaacgttgaataaaattaaacggtataacattttaactttagGGCAATAATTCTTTGGACcacttaaaattacaaagaaaagTATCTAACCCTAACCACAAACACAAGGCTTCGAATGGTAAA
Coding sequences:
- the LOC106713792 gene encoding calmodulin-2 isoform X1, with the protein product MPPKAAKGKEAKKEPPKLAMGPPPKPKKIPPPPACFSPEDLARFKEVFKAHDEDNIDKVKLPEIPIMLRKLGFNPKGSEIKLLYEKFLEDEFVDTVEYFEWLFMIEAKINMGDDFELAVTKAMATLGHDDEETGITDLELLKEELMSWGEPLLEIEFVDFIKVATKNKTFTPLDGKFNYVKFIELMNNSDQKFFKEPINFFKLDQKTLAAMAMKKAQEEKEEEERKEAERLAKEEAKRQKLIQQGLILPD
- the LOC106713792 gene encoding myosin light chain 1/3, skeletal muscle isoform isoform X2; the protein is MPPKAAKGKEAKKEPPKLAMGPPPKPKKIPPPPACFSPEDLARFKEVFKAHDEDNIDKVKLPEIPIMLRKLGFNPKGSEIKLLYEKFLEDEFVDTVEYFEWLFMIEAKINMGDDFELAVTKAMATLGHDDEETGITDLELLKEELMSWGEPLLEIEFVDFIKVATKNKTFTPLDDQKTLAAMAMKKAQEEKEEEERKEAERLAKEEAKRQKLIQQGLILPD